A genomic stretch from Ketobacter sp. MCCC 1A13808 includes:
- the pstB gene encoding phosphate ABC transporter ATP-binding protein PstB yields MDCHLEEIHYGDFLAVRNSQVPIKKGGITGFIGPSGCGKSTVLRSLNRMNDLIPSFRLKGTVTYHGSDIYAKGVDPVLVRRYIGMVFQQPNPFSMSIFDNVAFGLRLNRYKGDIAERVQLALERSALWTEVKDKLQSSGLSLSGGQQQRLCIARAIATEPDVLLMDEPCSALDPIATRQIEELMLELKKNYTVALVTHNMQQATRVADYTAFFGVDISQSGRTGHLVEMGLTEQIFNDPKQELTKQYVAGEFS; encoded by the coding sequence ATCGACTGCCATCTGGAAGAAATTCATTACGGCGACTTTCTTGCCGTGCGCAACAGCCAGGTGCCCATCAAAAAAGGCGGCATCACCGGTTTTATCGGCCCGTCTGGATGCGGTAAAAGTACCGTGTTACGTAGCCTCAACCGCATGAATGATTTGATACCCAGCTTTCGGCTGAAAGGCACAGTCACTTATCATGGCAGTGACATTTACGCCAAAGGTGTCGATCCGGTTTTAGTTCGGCGCTACATCGGCATGGTGTTCCAACAACCCAACCCTTTTTCCATGAGCATTTTTGACAACGTGGCATTCGGCTTACGCCTGAATCGCTATAAAGGCGATATCGCTGAGCGGGTTCAGCTCGCCCTGGAACGATCAGCACTCTGGACCGAAGTAAAGGATAAACTACAGAGCAGCGGACTGTCGTTATCCGGTGGCCAGCAACAGCGGCTCTGTATTGCGCGGGCTATTGCAACAGAGCCCGATGTTTTGTTGATGGATGAACCCTGTTCCGCGCTCGACCCGATTGCAACCCGGCAAATTGAAGAATTAATGCTGGAACTCAAGAAAAACTATACCGTAGCCCTGGTCACCCACAACATGCAACAAGCAACTCGGGTTGCCGATTACACCGCTTTTTTTGGCGTCGACATTTCCCAATCGGGGCGCACCGGGCATCTGGTGGAAATGGGCTTGACCGAACAAATTTTTAACGATCCGAAGCAGGAATTGACCAAACAATATGTCGCCGGCGAATTCAGCTAA
- a CDS encoding DUF3050 domain-containing protein, whose product MNAITGNNLFSKPRCESDIIFTASDGDLECLKEKLLSHDLYGAVVNVRALQVFMEAHVFAVWDFMSLAKSLQIALTCTQLPWFPPEEASSARFVNEIILNEESDLSQEGQAQSHLEMYLDAMKEVGASTAVFDNFLFLLKNGKEVEEALNLANVPEHIARFVTETLNISMGGSIVEVASYFLYGREDPIPDMFNALINRWDVSDLSVNKLRWYLDRHIELDGDEHGPAAQKLLQQVTRGEPDKIRLANCAAQNAIQARINLWSGILQDIAALESTSAQ is encoded by the coding sequence ATGAACGCGATAACAGGGAACAATCTATTCTCCAAACCCCGCTGTGAAAGCGATATTATTTTTACAGCTTCCGATGGGGATCTGGAGTGCTTGAAGGAAAAGTTACTTAGTCATGATTTATATGGCGCGGTGGTAAATGTCCGTGCGTTGCAAGTGTTTATGGAAGCGCACGTTTTTGCCGTATGGGATTTTATGAGTTTGGCAAAAAGCCTGCAGATTGCATTGACTTGCACCCAGCTACCCTGGTTTCCACCCGAGGAAGCAAGCTCCGCAAGATTTGTTAATGAGATTATCCTGAACGAAGAAAGTGACCTGAGCCAAGAAGGGCAAGCGCAAAGCCATTTGGAAATGTATCTTGATGCAATGAAAGAAGTGGGGGCGTCCACTGCAGTTTTTGATAATTTCCTTTTTCTTCTGAAAAATGGAAAAGAAGTTGAGGAGGCCTTAAATCTAGCGAACGTGCCAGAGCATATCGCCCGGTTCGTTACTGAGACCCTGAATATTTCTATGGGAGGGTCGATCGTAGAAGTAGCGAGTTATTTTTTGTATGGAAGAGAAGACCCCATTCCGGACATGTTTAATGCATTAATCAATCGGTGGGATGTGTCCGACCTATCGGTGAATAAACTGAGATGGTATTTGGACAGGCACATTGAGTTGGATGGCGATGAGCATGGGCCTGCTGCCCAGAAACTGTTGCAGCAAGTCACTCGTGGTGAGCCCGATAAAATTCGGCTGGCGAATTGCGCAGCTCAAAATGCAATCCAGGCTCGCATCAATCTTTGGAGTGGTATATTACAAGACATAGCTGCTTTGGAGAGCACCTCAGCACAGTAA
- the fusA gene encoding elongation factor G codes for MTDLSHYRNIGIFAHVDAGKTTTTERILKLTGKIHKTGEVHDGAATTDFMEQEQERGITIQSAATTCFWKDHRFNIIDTPGHVDFTIEVYRSLKVLDGGVGVFCGSGGVEPQSETNWRYANESEVARIIFVNKLDRMGADFLKVVKQVEDVLGAHPLVMTLPIGREDEFCGVVDVLTQKAIIWDDSGLPENFEVKDIPEDMLDLVAEYREKMVETAVEQDDELMEAYLDGNEPSIEDIKRCIRKGTINLDFFPTFCGSAFKNKGIQLVLDGVVDYLPSPTEVVPQPLTDEEGNETGEVATVDPKEPLRALAFKIMDDRFGALTFVRIYSGKIEKGDTILNSFTGKTERVGRMVEMHANDRNEISTAQAGDIIAIVGMKNVQTGHTLCDPKHPCTLEAMVFPDPVISIAVAPKDKGGSEKMGIAIGKMVAEDPSFQVETDQETGETILKGMGELHLDVKVDILKRTYGVELVVGKPQVAYRETITQAIEDTYTHKKQSGGSGQFGRIDYRIKPGEANTGLTFSSTVVGGSVPKEFFPAIEKGFKVMMLEGPLAGFPMLDVEIELYDGSYHAVDSSAIAFELAAKGAYRQSMPKAGPQLLEPIMKVDVFTPDDNVGDVIGDLNRRRGMIKDQNAGTMGVRIKADVPLAEMFGYIGQLRTMTSGRGQFSMEFSHYSACPQNVSEEVIAATKEKKAAK; via the coding sequence ATGACTGATTTATCACATTACAGAAATATAGGTATCTTCGCTCACGTTGATGCCGGTAAAACCACCACAACAGAGCGTATTTTGAAACTGACCGGTAAGATCCATAAGACCGGTGAGGTGCACGACGGTGCCGCAACCACTGACTTTATGGAGCAGGAACAGGAACGCGGTATCACCATCCAGTCAGCAGCGACCACCTGCTTTTGGAAAGATCACCGCTTTAATATTATCGACACCCCCGGACACGTTGACTTCACTATCGAAGTATACCGATCGCTGAAAGTCCTTGACGGCGGCGTCGGCGTTTTCTGTGGTTCTGGTGGCGTAGAACCCCAATCCGAAACCAACTGGCGTTACGCCAACGAATCCGAAGTTGCCCGCATCATCTTCGTCAACAAGCTCGATCGCATGGGTGCAGACTTCCTCAAAGTGGTCAAGCAGGTTGAAGATGTGCTAGGCGCCCATCCGCTGGTTATGACCCTGCCAATTGGTCGTGAAGACGAGTTCTGCGGCGTTGTTGACGTTCTGACCCAGAAAGCCATTATTTGGGATGACTCCGGCTTACCGGAAAACTTTGAAGTCAAAGACATTCCTGAAGACATGCTCGACCTGGTTGCCGAATACCGCGAGAAAATGGTTGAAACAGCCGTTGAGCAGGATGACGAGCTGATGGAAGCCTATCTGGATGGCAACGAGCCCTCCATAGAGGACATCAAGCGCTGCATTCGTAAGGGCACCATTAATCTGGACTTCTTCCCCACCTTCTGTGGTTCTGCATTCAAGAACAAAGGTATCCAACTGGTACTGGACGGGGTTGTGGATTACTTGCCTAGCCCGACCGAAGTGGTCCCTCAGCCGCTGACAGATGAAGAAGGCAACGAAACCGGTGAAGTCGCCACCGTTGACCCGAAAGAGCCACTCCGCGCCTTGGCATTCAAAATCATGGATGACCGCTTCGGAGCCCTCACCTTCGTGCGCATTTATTCCGGTAAGATCGAAAAAGGCGACACCATCCTGAATTCATTCACCGGCAAAACCGAGCGAGTCGGCCGCATGGTGGAAATGCACGCCAATGACCGCAACGAAATCAGTACGGCACAAGCCGGTGATATCATTGCCATCGTTGGTATGAAAAACGTGCAAACCGGTCACACGCTGTGTGATCCCAAGCACCCCTGCACACTGGAAGCCATGGTATTCCCGGATCCCGTTATCTCCATCGCCGTTGCACCAAAAGACAAAGGCGGCTCCGAGAAAATGGGTATTGCCATCGGCAAGATGGTAGCGGAAGACCCTTCATTCCAGGTCGAGACCGATCAGGAAACCGGTGAAACCATCCTTAAAGGCATGGGCGAGCTGCACCTGGACGTTAAAGTGGACATCCTCAAACGTACCTACGGTGTTGAGCTTGTAGTAGGAAAGCCGCAGGTTGCCTACCGCGAAACCATTACACAGGCGATCGAAGATACTTACACCCACAAGAAGCAATCCGGTGGTTCCGGCCAGTTCGGGCGTATCGATTACCGCATCAAACCAGGCGAGGCCAACACCGGCCTGACTTTCAGCTCGACTGTCGTGGGTGGTAGCGTTCCCAAGGAATTCTTCCCTGCCATCGAAAAAGGCTTCAAGGTCATGATGCTGGAAGGTCCATTGGCTGGCTTCCCCATGCTGGATGTTGAAATCGAGCTCTACGACGGTAGCTATCACGCCGTTGACTCCTCGGCTATTGCGTTCGAGCTGGCGGCCAAAGGCGCTTATCGTCAATCCATGCCGAAAGCAGGCCCGCAATTGCTTGAGCCCATCATGAAAGTGGATGTGTTCACTCCGGATGACAACGTGGGCGACGTTATCGGTGACCTTAACCGCCGCCGCGGCATGATCAAAGATCAGAACGCCGGTACTATGGGTGTGCGTATAAAAGCAGACGTGCCCCTGGCGGAAATGTTCGGTTATATCGGACAGCTGCGCACCATGACTTCCGGTCGTGGCCAGTTCTCCATGGAGTTCTCGCACTACTCTGCGTGCCCGCAAAACGTATCTGAAGAAGTCATTGCGGCAACAAAAGAGAAAAAAGCAGCCAAATAA
- a CDS encoding NAD(P)-dependent oxidoreductase translates to MGKFGFIGLGSQGAPMAQRMIDAGLDVVLWARRPETLQPFAGTTATYADSIASLAKQVTYCAICVVDDLGVQQVCEQLIPAMPGGGYLVVHSTVHPQLCQKLSRQAHGYGLSLIDAPVSGGGQGAADGTLTVMVGGSEDAIKNVRPVFNTFASHIAHLGDVGSGQRAKLVNNNLMAANLALAHHALALAETLGIQREEFIKLVSVSSGRSLAFEVCSRINDPTDFRHGAALLKKDLGLLADSVHNSDHFQAIRDVATPFLESALAE, encoded by the coding sequence ATGGGGAAATTCGGTTTTATCGGTTTGGGCAGCCAGGGCGCCCCAATGGCGCAGCGCATGATCGACGCCGGTCTGGACGTTGTACTCTGGGCACGGCGCCCTGAAACCCTGCAACCCTTCGCCGGCACCACAGCCACCTACGCAGACAGCATCGCCTCACTTGCCAAGCAGGTGACCTATTGTGCCATTTGCGTCGTGGATGACCTTGGTGTGCAGCAGGTATGCGAACAACTTATTCCCGCTATGCCCGGTGGTGGCTATCTGGTCGTCCATTCCACAGTGCACCCGCAGTTGTGCCAAAAGTTGTCCCGACAAGCGCACGGGTATGGGCTTAGCCTGATTGATGCACCGGTCAGCGGCGGCGGACAGGGCGCCGCTGACGGAACCCTAACGGTCATGGTGGGTGGCAGTGAGGACGCCATAAAAAACGTCCGGCCTGTTTTTAACACCTTTGCCAGCCATATTGCCCACTTGGGCGACGTCGGCAGTGGACAGCGAGCCAAGCTGGTCAACAATAACTTAATGGCGGCAAATCTGGCACTGGCTCACCATGCATTAGCGCTGGCAGAAACGCTCGGCATTCAGCGCGAAGAATTTATAAAGCTGGTCAGCGTCAGCAGCGGGCGCAGCTTGGCTTTCGAGGTGTGCTCCAGAATAAACGATCCAACGGACTTTCGGCATGGAGCAGCCCTGTTGAAAAAAGACCTGGGGCTACTGGCTGACTCCGTTCACAACAGCGATCATTTTCAAGCCATCCGAGACGTCGCCACCCCCTTCCTGGAAAGCGCGCTGGCAGAATAA